The Bradyrhizobium diazoefficiens genome contains the following window.
CCTCGACCACATCCTTTGGCGAGGACAGCGCTCTGCCGCCCATATCGGAAAGACGATCCCGTGCCGCCGGCACGGGATCGTATCCAACCACGGCAAAGCCCGCCTTGATCAGGTTCCGCGCCATGGCGAAGCCCATGATCCCGATGCCGAGCATGCCGATCGTTTCAGTCATGACGCCTCGTTTCTTCTTTTGATTAACGTACCCGGCTTCAGTTCTGCGCGGCCTTCTGCGCATTCGCGAACGGATAGACCAAATCGCCGGACTTGTACTTCGGCGGGAAAATGATCACTTCCTTGCCAGCCTGGGTGAACTGCTGGATGTCATTGCCCTTGATGTTGCGGAACTGCACCGCGAACATGCGGGGCTCGACCCACTCGCCGTCCGGACCGAAAGTGATGTCGCCGACCACGGTGTGGAACGTGTTGCCGTGGATGTAGCTGATCAGCTTCTGCTGATCGACACCGCCGGTCTTGGTCACGGCCTCGCCGAGGATCTGGAGCGCCGAGTAGACGAAGGCCGGCACGTAATAGCCGAGCGCGTCCACACCAACGTCAGCCGCCTTGGCCTGATACTTCTTCAGCATGTCCTCGATGCCGGGGAATTTGACCGTCGGCTCGGGGATGTACTGCTCGAAGGAGACGACGCCGTTGAGGGCCTCGCCGAGCTGCTGCTTGATCGCGGCATATTGGGTCCCGACCATGGCGCCGCCGAACACCTTTGGCTCGAGATTGATCTCGTGCGCGGTGCGGATGATGCCGACGGTGTCGGACGGGTAGGAGGCGACGAACACCAGGTCCGGCGACGTCGCCTGCAGCGCCTTCAGCACCGGCGTGAAATTCACCGTCGTCGGCGGATAGACCTTGTCGTAGACGATCGTGAGCCCGAGGCGCTTGGCATGTGCACGGGCGCCTTCGAGCGCATTCTTGGCGAATTCAGCGTCGGCTCCGACCAGCGCCACTGTCTTGGGCTTCGGATCCATCGCAATCGCGTTGTCGAAGAAGCCCCGCGTCAACGAATCCTTGCCGTTCGGTCCATAGGGCTGGATCTGGAAATAGCCGGGATATTTGAACTGCTCGTTGATCGCGAGCGCGAACATGCCCATGATCAAGCGCTTGTGCTGGATGATCATCGGCATCGCCGGCGCGGTCTGGTTGGTGTTGTTCGACAGCAGCAGATCGACCTTGTCGACGTCGAGCAGCTTCGAATAGATGCCAGGCACGAGGCCGGGATTACTCTGATCGTCATAAGCCACGAGCTCGACTGGCCGGCCGAGCAGGCCGCCGGCCTTGTTGACCTCGTCGGCCCAGATCTGCGCGCCTAGCAGCGCCGCCTTGCCATTGCCGGCGAGCGGACCGGTCAACTGCATGCCGAAGCCGATCTTGATCGGATCCGCCGCGCGCGCCGCGTCGATCGATACATGCGCCGCGATCATTGTCGAGAGCGCCAATGCGACGCCCCCCAAGCCGTTCAGCCGAAACATCCTCACGTCTTCCTCCCTGGTTTATTATGTCGAGTTCTACATGCCGAGATAATGCTGCCGTATCAGATCGCTTTGCTGCATTTGTTCGGGGCTTTCGCCCCGGAACGCGATCTCCCCGTGGACGATCACATAGCCCTTGTCGGCGATCCGCATCGCCTGCGTGAAATTCTGCTCCGCCATCAGCACGGTCAAATGATAGCGCTCCTTGAGCTGCGCGATCATGTCGATGGTGCGGCTGACGAACAGCGGCGCCAGCCCGACCGAGGGCTCGTCGACGATCAGGATGCTTGGGGCCGACATCAGCGCCCGCCCCAGCGCCAGCATCTGCTGCTCGCCGCCGCTCATCGTGCCCGCAAGCTGCGCGCGGCGCTCCGCAAGCCGCGGAAACGCCTCATAGCAATAGGCCATATTCTCCTTCAGACGCGCCCGCGCGGTCGGGCGATAGGCGCCGAGAAGAAGGTTCTCCTCGACCGTAAGGCGCGGAAACAGCCGCCGTCCTTCCGGCACCAGGGCCACGCCGAGGTCGACGATCTCCTCGGTCTCCTTGCCGATGAGATCATGATCCTTGCCGTCGATGGTCGCGACGATACGCCCCGAGGTCGGCCGCAGCGCGCCCATGATGGTCTTGATCAGCGTGCTCTTGCCGTTGCCGTTGGTGCCGAGCAGCGTCACCGTTTCGCGCGGGGCGACGTTCATGGACACGTTATGAAGAACGCGCACCGCTCCGTATCCGGCAGAGACATTGTCGATGCGGATGCTACTGGCCAAGATACGCCCCTATCACCCGCTCATCGGCAATCACATCCTTCGGCGTGCCATCGGCGATCTTCTCGCCGGCGACGAGCACCACGAGCCGCCCGGAAAACGCCATCACCGCGCGCATGATGTGCTCGATGAAGATCACGGCGACGCCGCGTTCGTTCAGCGCGAGCAGCAGCGCCAGGATCTCGTCCACCTCCGAATGCGACAGGCCCGCCAGCGCTTCGTCCGACACCAGGAGCGTCGGATCCGTCGCCATGGCGCGCGCGAGCTCCAGCTTGCGCATCTCGACTTGAGTCAAATCGCCGGGCAGGCGATGCAGCTTGCCGCCGAGACCGAACTCGCCGAGCAAGTCCGTGCTGCGCGCGCGGATCTGTGGCTCGGTCAGATGAGCGCCGCCGCGCGCATTGACGGCATAGACCAGCGGAATGCGGAGATTGTCGAGCAGCGACAGGCTATGAAACGGGCGCGGCAACTGGAAGCTACGGCCCAGCCCGAGCCGCGCGCGCTGATAGGAGGACAATTTGTCGATGTTCCTGCCAGCGAACGCGATCGAGCCGGCATCGGTCTGGAGCGCACCGCAAAGGCAATTGGTGAACGTGCTTTTTCCCGAGCCGTTCGGGCCGATCAGACCGACCCGCTCACCGGGCCGGACTGCGAGATCGATCCTGTTCAGCGCCACGAAGCCGCCGAAGCGCTTGGTGATGCCCCGCGCGTCCAGGAGAAGATCGCTTGCCGCCGAAGCGCGCGTCTCGGTCGTCGTCATTGGCTGCTCCGCTTCTCGGCAACGAGCATCGCCGCGAGAGGATTCGTCTCCGGATCCGGCTTCTTGCCGCGGATGGAGCGGATCAATCCCAAAATCCCGTTCGGGGCGGCGATCACGAAGATCACGAGCAGCACGCCGACCACGAGCAGATTGACCGACGACGAGATCAACACCGTCATGGCCTGCTGCATGGTGCCGAGCAGCACCGCGCCGATCACCGGTCCGAGCCAGCTCGTGGTGCCGCCGACCAGCGGCATCGCGACGCTGTTCACGGTATAGGCGAGGCTGAACGAGGAGGTCGGCTCGACATAGGTCAGGTAGAACGGCAGCGGCGCGCCGGCCATCCCCATCAAAGCGCCGCTGATGGCGGCGGCGATTAGCTTCAGCCGCAGCACGGGAACGCCGGAGGCGGCGGCCGCCGTTTCATCATCGCGAATGGCGGCGAGGCCGAAGCCGAAGGTTGAGCGCTCGATGACGCGCGCCGTCACGACTGCTGCGACCGCGAGCACCGTCATGAGGAAGAACAGATAGGCGACGTAGGTGCCGAACACCGGAATCTCGCTCGGCCGCATGATGTAGATGCCGCGCGATCCGCCGACGTAGTCCCAATTGGTGATGAAGGTCTGGACCACGACGGAGAGCGCCAGCGTTGCGATGGTGAAGTAGACGCCGCGCAGCCGGATCGTCAGATAGCCCATGGCGAGGCCGACAGCGCCACACAGCACGCCTGCAATGGGGATCAGCACCGGAATCGGCAGATCGAGCCATTTGTTCAGCGCGGCTGCGCTGTAGAGGCCAATGGCGAGGAACGCCGTCGTGCCGAAATTGACGTAGCCGACATAGCCACCGAGGATGTTCCAGGCCGTCGCCAGCACGACGTATTGAAGGACGAAGTACGCCGCGAACACATAATATTCATTGGTCACAAACGTGCTGGCACCGACCAGTGCAACGCCGACCAGGCAGGCGAGCAGGATGAAGCGCCCGTTCGACATCAAGCTCTCCCGAACAGGCCGGCCGGCCTGACCACCAGCGCGATCAGCAGGAAGCCGAAGGCGATCGCGGGCGACCATGATGGCCCGTAGAAGGTCGCCGTGATGCTCTCCGCGACGCCGACGATCACGGCCGCAATGAAGGTACCCGGCAGCGAGCCGATGCCGCCGAGGACGCAGATCGCAAAAATTCTCCCGATATAGTCGCGTCCCATCGACGGCTCGACCGGCTGAAGAATGATGAGGAAGGCGCCGGCCAGCGACGCCGTTGCCGTCGAGATGCCGAACGCAATCCGCTTGATGCGAACGGGCGCGGCACCCATCAGTTGAAGCGCAAACTTGTCCTGCGCCACCGCCATGATCGCGCGCCCGGTGAAGGTGCGCGTGAAGAACAGTTGCAGGCCGATCAGGAGCAGCACGGAAGCCAGGAACGGGATCAGCATCCTGACCGGCAGCGACACCGGCCCGATATTGTAGGACGGCCCGATATAGGGCGCCTCGACCAGGCGATAATCGACGCCAAAGATCAATTGAAGGCCGACCTCGGTGATGAAGAGGAGGCCGAAGAAGAACGCCAGGCCGCGGATCAGCTGCGTGCCGCGCCGCTCGAAGGCGAATTCATAGGCCGTATAGAGCAGCGCGCCGAGGAAGTAGAATGGAACGGTCGCGAGCACGCCGACCAGGATCGGATCCCAGCCGAACCGGGAGTTCAGCACATAGGCGATGAACGACCCGAGCAGGATGAGCGCCGGATGGGCGATATTGCTGATGCCGAGCATGCCGAACGCGATCGAGATGCCGACCGCCATGGCGGCGTAGAAGCCTCCGACGAGAACGCCGGACACGATGGAATCGAGCAACAGTCCTGCGTATAGACCCATCCGCTGCCAGTCTCCTCCTGTTGACGTACCCAACCGAAATTATTGTTCTGGTTGTTCTGCGGTCGCATGGAGGCGGGAGCTTTCCGCCTCCATCAATATGGTCAGGGCATCAGCAGCGACGAACCCCTGGTCAATCCAGCCTCGAGATCACGGTGCGCGGCCGCCGCCTCCAACAGTGCATAGCGATGCCCGATCATCGGCTTGATCACGCCCTTGCCGACCAGGTCGAACACGGCGGCCGCCGATGCTACCAGATCGTCGCGCGCGGCGATGTAGGTCGCAAGCGTCGGCCGCGTATAATAGAGAGATCCGTTCTTCTGCAGCAACGCCGCCTCGAGCGGCGGCGGCGCGCCGGTCGTGGCACCGAAGGTGACGAAGAATCCGCGCGGGGCCAGAGAGGCGAGCGTGGCTTCAAAACTATCATTGCCGACGGAATCATAGGCAACCGCGACGCCCTTGCCGCCGGTCAGCGCCTTCACGCGATCGGGGATGCGTTCGGTCTTGCGATCGATCACGGCATCGTAGCCGTGCGAGAGCGCCAGCGCCGCCTTTTTCCCCGCCGCTGGTCACGCCGATCATGCGGGCGCCGAGATGCTTGCCCCACTGACCGGCGATCAGGCCAACGCCGCCCGAAGCCGCGTAGAACAGCACTTGTTGCCCCGGCTTGACCGCAACGCACCGGTTCAGCAGGTATTCCGCCGTCATGCCCTTCATCAGCACGGCGGCTGCGGCCTCGTCGCTGACGGATTGCGGGATGGGGACGAGGCGTGCGGCCGGCATCAGGCGATGGGTCGCGTAGGCGCCGGGCGCGGAGCCGCCATAGGCAACGCGGTCACCTATCTTGAACTCGGTGACGCCCTCGCCGACCGCCTCGACCACGCCGGCCGCTTCCGCACCCAAGCCCGCCGGCAGATCCAGCGCATAGGAGCCGTCGCGGAAATAGACGTCGATGAAGTTGAGGCCGATTGCGGTCTGCCGCATCAGCACCTCGCCCTTGCCGGGTGCGGCGAGCTCGACCGTCTCCAGTTTCAGGACGTCCGGCCCGCCCTGCGCGGCCATGCGAACTGCTTTGGCTTTCGTACCCATGCCCAATTCCTGTGTGCCAATTCCGCCCGGTTACGATGCCATCTTGATGTCAGCACCTTGCGGAATCGCCAGCCGCACGCTGTCGGGCAGCGAGAGGGGGGTGTTGGCACTGTCGAGGAACTCGACCGTGGTGAATAGCAGGTCCGTGGGGCCGATGTTCTCGACCGCATGAACCATGGACTCGCCAGCACCGAAGGCGAGATGCCTGGTTTCGCCCTTGTAGTGCTCGACATCGACGACGCGGCCGTCCTCGAAATAGCCGCGCGCCTTGCCCGGGTTGTGCGCGGTCCAGAAATAGGTCAGCACGTGGCGATGGAAGCCGCAGCGCTTGCCGGGCGCAATCGACAGGTGCCAGACGCGCACGCGATCGGTCTCCGACACCAGCACACTGCCGACGCAGCCGCTATTGCGCCCCTCCTGGTATTCGCGCTGCACTTCGTCAGGCCAATGGGCGCGGGGATTTGAGTCCGACATGAACCGTTTCCTTCCAGATGCTAGTCGCTGTCGCAGCAATAATTCAGGCGATCCCGATCAAGCGGCGTGATCACGCCACTTCCTTCCTTGTCTGGGTCACCGCACCGCGGGTCTTGATGACGACCTTGATGGCGTCGTCGATGCGATTGCGCGCGTAGTGCAGCGCCATCGGCAGATCCGTGAGCGGGAATGTGTGGGTATGGATCAGCGTGGCGTCGAATCGCTTCTCCGCCATCAGCGCCATGGCGCGGTGCGTCGCACTCTTGCCCTCACCGCGAATGCCATAGACGTAGATGTTGTTCTTCACGAGAGCCCCGATGTCGGCGAGCACCGGCTCGTGCGGAAACGCGGCGAGGCAGATCTTGCCGCCGCGATTGACCATCTTGGCGGCTTCGTTGATCGCCGTGTCGGTGCCGGCACATTCGACGACATAGTCGGCGCCGCGGCCCGTCATATCCTTGACGACAGAGACGAGATCCTCGTTGCGCACGTTGACGACGCGGTCGGCGCCGAGCTTGGTGCCGATGGCAAGCCGGGCGTCGCGGGTGCCCGACAGGATCACCGGGCTCGCGCCAAGCGCCTTCGCGACCGCCACCGCGAGAAGCCCGATCGGACCCGGCCCCGTCACGACCACGCTCTCGCCGGCAACAAGGCCGCCGAGCTCCGTGAGGCCGTACATCGAGGTCCCGGCGGTGACGACCAAAGTCGCCTCTTCGTCGCTCATGTTATCGGGCACGCGCGACAGCGTGTTGATGTGGTTGACGGCGTATTCGGCGAAGCCGCCATCGGTCGTGAAGCCGTTGGCGCGATGGCCCTTGTCGACATCGCCGTAGTTCAGGCCGTAGTTGTGGCAGGAGGTGTACATGCCTTGGCGGCAGCGCTTGCACTGGCCGCAGCCGGCGTGGATCTCGACCGTGACGCGCTCGCCGATCCTGTATTCGTCGACACCGGGGCCGAGCGCTGCGACCGTGCCCATATATTCATGGCCGGGCGTGAAGTTCTTGTTGAAGGGTGGTCCGCCCTGGATCAGCGCCGGCGTTCCATGCTCGATGATCTCCAGATCCGTTGCACAGATCGCAACCGCATCGATGCGCACCAGCACCTCCGCGCGCTTCGGCGTCGGCACCGGTTTTTCGGCGAGGCGGAGCTGGCCGGGGTCGCCCAACACCCAGGCTTTCATCGTGTCGGGAATCGGCATGCCAGTTGACGCGCGAACGCCGGCGGCCTCGACCATCGCAACGACCCTCACCTATTGGTCAACCAATTTTGCAATTGGCTTTTTGATTGGTTGAAGCCTCGCTTTCAAATCCGCCACTGTCAACGCCTAACTTCCAGCACCGTGGTTTTGGTCTTGCATTTGTGAACACCGCGCGCGTTAAATACAGATTGGTTGGGTATTGGTTGCGAGGGGGATTGAGCGGTGTTCGACTTGTTGGCCCGATTGACTGAAGGCGGTCCCGGTACGCGCCTTCCTCCGGAGCGACAACTCGCGGCACAGTTCGGCGTTTCGCGCAACGAGATCCGCAAGGCGCTTGCGCGCCTCGAATTGGACGGCCGGCTCTCGCGCGAGGTCGGCCGCGGCACATTCATCCGCGCGCCCGCGGAAACCGGTACCTCCAATCTCGACGCGCTACGCGACAGCACTAGCCCGCGCAACGCGATGGAAGCGAGACTCGTGCTCGAGCCGGAGATCGCAAGCCTCGCCGCGGTCAATGCCACCTTCAAGCAGATCGAAGGCATGCGCGTGCTGGCGCGGCAGATGCGCGAGGCGGGGACGTGGAAAGATTACGAGACGCTGGACGGGCGGCTGCACCGCCTGATCGCGGAGGCGACCGGAAATCCGCTGCTGTCGGCGATCCTTCAGACGGTCGACGACGTCAGACGCGCGGTGGTCTGGCGATGGCTCGATACCAGGCCGGTGCGCCCGCCGGAGGATTATTCGTCTT
Protein-coding sequences here:
- a CDS encoding branched-chain amino acid ABC transporter permease; protein product: MGLYAGLLLDSIVSGVLVGGFYAAMAVGISIAFGMLGISNIAHPALILLGSFIAYVLNSRFGWDPILVGVLATVPFYFLGALLYTAYEFAFERRGTQLIRGLAFFFGLLFITEVGLQLIFGVDYRLVEAPYIGPSYNIGPVSLPVRMLIPFLASVLLLIGLQLFFTRTFTGRAIMAVAQDKFALQLMGAAPVRIKRIAFGISTATASLAGAFLIILQPVEPSMGRDYIGRIFAICVLGGIGSLPGTFIAAVIVGVAESITATFYGPSWSPAIAFGFLLIALVVRPAGLFGRA
- a CDS encoding zinc-binding dehydrogenase, which encodes MVEAAGVRASTGMPIPDTMKAWVLGDPGQLRLAEKPVPTPKRAEVLVRIDAVAICATDLEIIEHGTPALIQGGPPFNKNFTPGHEYMGTVAALGPGVDEYRIGERVTVEIHAGCGQCKRCRQGMYTSCHNYGLNYGDVDKGHRANGFTTDGGFAEYAVNHINTLSRVPDNMSDEEATLVVTAGTSMYGLTELGGLVAGESVVVTGPGPIGLLAVAVAKALGASPVILSGTRDARLAIGTKLGADRVVNVRNEDLVSVVKDMTGRGADYVVECAGTDTAINEAAKMVNRGGKICLAAFPHEPVLADIGALVKNNIYVYGIRGEGKSATHRAMALMAEKRFDATLIHTHTFPLTDLPMALHYARNRIDDAIKVVIKTRGAVTQTRKEVA
- a CDS encoding FCD domain-containing protein, producing MFDLLARLTEGGPGTRLPPERQLAAQFGVSRNEIRKALARLELDGRLSREVGRGTFIRAPAETGTSNLDALRDSTSPRNAMEARLVLEPEIASLAAVNATFKQIEGMRVLARQMREAGTWKDYETLDGRLHRLIAEATGNPLLSAILQTVDDVRRAVVWRWLDTRPVRPPEDYSSFAEHDALIDAIEQRDRVKAMEAMRRHLRTTVDKLMGTQA
- a CDS encoding ABC transporter ATP-binding protein, whose protein sequence is MASSIRIDNVSAGYGAVRVLHNVSMNVAPRETVTLLGTNGNGKSTLIKTIMGALRPTSGRIVATIDGKDHDLIGKETEEIVDLGVALVPEGRRLFPRLTVEENLLLGAYRPTARARLKENMAYCYEAFPRLAERRAQLAGTMSGGEQQMLALGRALMSAPSILIVDEPSVGLAPLFVSRTIDMIAQLKERYHLTVLMAEQNFTQAMRIADKGYVIVHGEIAFRGESPEQMQQSDLIRQHYLGM
- a CDS encoding amino acid ABC transporter substrate-binding protein, which codes for MFRLNGLGGVALALSTMIAAHVSIDAARAADPIKIGFGMQLTGPLAGNGKAALLGAQIWADEVNKAGGLLGRPVELVAYDDQSNPGLVPGIYSKLLDVDKVDLLLSNNTNQTAPAMPMIIQHKRLIMGMFALAINEQFKYPGYFQIQPYGPNGKDSLTRGFFDNAIAMDPKPKTVALVGADAEFAKNALEGARAHAKRLGLTIVYDKVYPPTTVNFTPVLKALQATSPDLVFVASYPSDTVGIIRTAHEINLEPKVFGGAMVGTQYAAIKQQLGEALNGVVSFEQYIPEPTVKFPGIEDMLKKYQAKAADVGVDALGYYVPAFVYSALQILGEAVTKTGGVDQQKLISYIHGNTFHTVVGDITFGPDGEWVEPRMFAVQFRNIKGNDIQQFTQAGKEVIIFPPKYKSGDLVYPFANAQKAAQN
- a CDS encoding branched-chain amino acid ABC transporter permease, with product MSNGRFILLACLVGVALVGASTFVTNEYYVFAAYFVLQYVVLATAWNILGGYVGYVNFGTTAFLAIGLYSAAALNKWLDLPIPVLIPIAGVLCGAVGLAMGYLTIRLRGVYFTIATLALSVVVQTFITNWDYVGGSRGIYIMRPSEIPVFGTYVAYLFFLMTVLAVAAVVTARVIERSTFGFGLAAIRDDETAAAASGVPVLRLKLIAAAISGALMGMAGAPLPFYLTYVEPTSSFSLAYTVNSVAMPLVGGTTSWLGPVIGAVLLGTMQQAMTVLISSSVNLLVVGVLLVIFVIAAPNGILGLIRSIRGKKPDPETNPLAAMLVAEKRSSQ
- a CDS encoding ABC transporter ATP-binding protein translates to MTTTETRASAASDLLLDARGITKRFGGFVALNRIDLAVRPGERVGLIGPNGSGKSTFTNCLCGALQTDAGSIAFAGRNIDKLSSYQRARLGLGRSFQLPRPFHSLSLLDNLRIPLVYAVNARGGAHLTEPQIRARSTDLLGEFGLGGKLHRLPGDLTQVEMRKLELARAMATDPTLLVSDEALAGLSHSEVDEILALLLALNERGVAVIFIEHIMRAVMAFSGRLVVLVAGEKIADGTPKDVIADERVIGAYLGQ